AATGACAGGTCAATAATCTGAACGGAAATCATTTGATTGGACAGTTCAACAGCGATTTCACTCTCTCGATAATGTCCGTTTCCCTCTGGACAAAAAGGGATGGCGATAAGACAGGCGAGCTTATTATAAAAGTTGGAGACGCTTCAGGCGATATCATTGCAATTAGACTAGCAGAGCCAGTAACGGTTGAAAGcgggtaaataattaaattgcAGGATTATCAAGATATAGTTAAAATACATTTAGTTTTAATAAATGCATAAAGATAATTTTAAATTATCGTTTACAGCAAGATAATTGTGTATATGGTAGCATGTCACTTGTATGTAATCGTGTAAATGCTAAACAGGTGTACAGTGGGGTAGAACATTACATATCGTTGGTATTCGTTTTGCAAAAATGCATGCTAATATGGACAATATGATGTACCGTTCATGTATACAATGTTTCTCACCAGTACATTATCATCAACAACGGCGCTAAGTCAGTCAAGTAAAAGATGGCACCACTTGCTGGTTGAGCTAGATTTCTCCTCCAATGTACTGACCGTTTTCGTAAACGGTGTGGAAGTTGCCGAAATAGCTGGACTTGTTTCTACTTCAATAAAGTCTGGGAATGTCTCTTTGTCATCAAGTAACGTTTCAGGTTCGCCATCTTGAGGTTTTCCttactatgattttttttattttgcgttGTGTATTACATTTGAATGAAATACATTGCAGCAACTACGATCCATAACTAAACAACAAACTCTTTTTCTCCTAGGGGTAACAATATCTGGTTTAACAATCTACCCAAGAAAACTCTTGGTCGAAGAAATCGCTGACTTTAGCTCTTGGTGCACCTTGAATTCTACAGGCACTTTGTTTTCAATGACTGACACAGTTCAACATATTATTGACGGATTGGTCATTATTACAGAAACTTCGTGCGACCGTAAGTGTATTTGTTTTATAGTGTCAGCGATGAAATAATTAACCCATATGAATCAACATTTTTGCATCTTTGATAGAATGGTTTTTGAAGCAACAATCACCTTACttaatgcaattttattttaataagtgtGATATATAAAGCGAAGTTAACAGTAATAAGAAAAGCCTTGAAGACCATCGGGGTTTACAATAATACTCAGATGGTGTGCTTTAAACGAAATTAAAGAGGACTGGTGACCGGTTCGTTACTTTAAGATCCTAATAATATGCAATATACAATAAGTTTACTTATTAATGCAAGAAGTGGATTCCCGCAAATAATCGTGAATACAATCTCGATACCTAAGAGACTTATTATAACTTACAGTGAAAAATGTACAATGCATTACATCTACTTGCGAATTTGAAAGAATGGTGCAATTTAAAAGTATATTAATCAAATGCATCAAcgatttcaatttaaataaaatattaacatgaaGGTTTTACATTTAATCTGACATACattgtaacaaaatatgtttaatagattattaaatcaattaaatcTATGACATTTATTTTAATCTGTTGGTTTATGAGTGTTCGCTTGTTGAGGAATGTGCATAAGCCTTCTTATTAATTAAGCATTATTGAGGTTTACAAGTTTTGAGTTAATGCggataattaaatttattaacattgTTCAAGTCAGATTGAACAACgatatgataaaatatttaaatgaactcTATCATTTTTGCTTGCAATATGTCGTATagttaaagaaaaaacaatgaatcACAAAAACACCAACAAATACTACTGACAGCCATAACCTCATCGTGCCAGGTATATATTCTAATCGACTACAGCCGCTCTGCCAATATCGTCCTTGTTTTTTGCTTTAAGtatatatacttattaattgttttaatcgcataatttgaatatatgtttaacttTAAACTAATCAAATTACGAAAATTAATCAACCGTATTTTGTATACGTATATAAATTGCAGAAAGTTTACAATCCCTACATTTTGAAATTGTGAACATTCTGAACATTCTGATTGGCTTTCAATATCCCTGCTGTATTATCGCAAGTCACAATTGGGCTTAGACAGCTACGCCAAAACAATGTTAAGGCTTTTATTTGTGCCGCACATTGACACTGTTTAAATGATTGTCTTACCGAAGGCGTATGGGAAGACATGTCTAACGTtgtatgtaaacatttaaaatgtgtattgtgGAACAGCGCGAGTGTATGTTGAAATTgatgtttaaagaaaacaataaattgtTGCCGCTTCGTACGTTGATGCGTATTCAAAGCAATAATCTTGGAGTCCAAATCGTTCAATGACtttttaaatagttaaaaaaagaTCAATCTAACAGActcttattaaaatttaaaaacgtaGTGATgtaatacaatatacatgtacattcgcCGTGTTTGATAAAATTGCACTGTGCATTTATTGCAACCATTGCAGTTCTTACGTTCTAAGTTGAATTTAAACGTGGCGGTTTGTACATTGTATAATTGATAATGGCTATCTTTCCTACTATTAAAGATGGTATTTGGGGAACAATTGATTGTCTTCGTATGTTAATACATTAAGGATTGCATTAATGTTCATTTCTTGCATATAGCCTTCGATGAGTGTGCGACAGCACCGTGCGGTAATCACACATGTGTTAACGGTATAGGAACATTTACCTGCGTATGCAGTGGGGAATGGAATGGAACACGTTGCGAGGTTCCACCTAACTTCTGTCTGAATCATGGATGCAAACACGGCTTATGCGTTCCAGGAAACGGAAAATACACGTGCAACTGTACTGACTTCTACACTGGCAGTGACTGTTCTATTCCTCCGCGTACGTCTAGATTCTATTTTTATCTATGTAGTAGTGTTTCAGTTACCTGATGAAAATCTCATTACTTTCTCATATCATTGTCTGTATTGGAATGTTGCaggaataaatgaaaaaagtataccCCTTTAATTAGTATCACGTGTACCGAATGTAAGTAATGTATAGACTAACACAAGTGTCATGCTATTTTTGACTTCGTTTGTAGAggtgttgttttttaatgaatgtttggACGCTAAATAATAGTCATCTGTCATGTTATCTGCACTCCTCTTAAACAGTGAATGGCGGTTGGTCGTCTTGGAGCGATTGGACAGCATGTGACGTCACATGTGGAGGCGGTACACATTCTCGTCAGAGACTTTGTGTAAATCCGCCTCCAGGGCCGGGTGGACTGAGTTGCGATGGCGATGATAATGAAATCGAGGAATGCAATACAAATAAATGTCCGGGTACACGCATTAAACTTGTACATAATTAAATTATAGAGAATTGTTTATGTTGATACAGGAGTGGTTCACCGACTCGCTATGTAGAATAATTCCTTCTCAAGATTTGTTaatcataataacataataaaacgTACGTTTAAAACTCGGATAAAAATGATATAAAGAAACTTTTATAACGCCtgtatatgtaaataaaacacaccAGCATTatgcatatgtatttatatttctatCAACCATTCGCGATATATCATGTTAGAAAGCATGCGGCTAATCAAACTTCAACAAACACTATTTAGAATGTGAACCACTTAAGAGAAGCATTGGGACAAGACCTAAATGTGAAAATGATCCAAATACCGCGGATAAATTCTGTACGGTCAGTTGTGATCCCGGGAAAACGTTCCCCGAAGGCCAGCAGCcgtattcaaaatacaagtgcgGTCGCACAACTGGATATACATGGCAGCCATTTGGAAAAGTACCGGACTGTATGGGTAAGTAGAAGAACAGACAACCCACAGTATACACATACTCTATATACTTTTGTTTTCGCAAAAGAgctatttttgtataattatttatgaataagacaatatatatcatattaaatTTTCAAACTTCAGACTATATTTCCCCCTTCAAAGTTGAAGCGCAGGTGAATGCTGAGATCACACAGAACACAACTACAAAGAACAATGAAGATATTGAAAACGACGTTTCAAAAAAAACGAACACAATGCCTTGCATCGATGGCATGACATGCAAAGTAACCGTTTCCATAAGCGGCTCTCAAAATCGCCGCAAACGGAGTACCCGAACATCCATCAGGTTATCGTATACTATGGAACTTCCCTCACTGCCTAACTTAGACATGGCCGGCTATGAACAAAATGCAACAGGTATATGTATAAACGTAGTCATTACCTGACCATGCTGACCAATACAAGCTGAAATGAGAGAAATTCTTgagtttcaattttaaaaaatgtaaaaaacctTTTACAATTTAGTCTAACTAATTTGCCTGCATTTATATAGGACGTATGTGCTTTCTTGACACTACTTTGTAACATTAGTTGTCTGTCTTTTAATCGAGTGAATATGTAACCCACGTATGTTTTTTTAGTGTCTCCCGACTTGCAAACTCTGAAAGATGCATTCAGTGCAGTAGAAGAGCAATACACGTTCTTTTTGGACAATGCCAAGACAATATTGAATGGTACGGTGGACGGAGTACAGTACACCGTTGATCCGGACACCATTGAAGCATTCATTGGCGCCTACTGTAATCCAGGGTTTTCAGGCAGCAACGGTTTTTGCGGTATAATGATTGTACTTTCTTCATTGTTTGACTAGATACTTTAGGTTGGCCTAATATTACACAAAATTCACCACGTATGTTAGTGCGTAGTTCTGCTGGCTTTATTCGTATTTTATCacctttttaaatacaaatatgaatgttgttgtagtaataaTTACTTGCTTCAATTTTCTGCGAACACGGTAAAATATCATGAAAGATCATGAAGGGCAATTAAGTTCTTATACGCAACAGTTTTATTCGCCAGATAAAAAACGTTTGTTGAATAAGAAAAATATATGTAGCATAATACTACTATCACTCATTCTGGTGCACGTCCATTTTAATTAACATTCGTTGAATGCATACATCAGCGATAGTATGCgcatataacaaaaaaataataatatgcaagCGACCGTCATCAATTGTTATAAAAACAGGAATAGTGTACTAATGATACTTGTAATTAGATGTATAATTTACATGTTGGAATACAATGAATATACTCTAATTCGCATCAAACTTCCTCAGTGGAGTGTCCAAGTGGTACACACGAGGTCGACGCGATGTGCCAGAGTTGTGACGTTGGAACCTATCAGTCTTTCACTGGTCAGACAACGTGTGAGCCCTGTCCGACCGGGTATACCACTGCAACCTACATGGCTACAAGCAGTGAAGAATGTAACGGTAAAGTGACATTATTTATACATTGAAAAGCTGTTAATCTATTTAATAGTTATCAACGCAGTCTGTATTGATGTAAAggtaattaaaaacaattaatgttGTGGATACTGGTCGTTTTTATATAGGTGTAAGAACTAAAATGTATTAGTTTCAGATATTTCAATAAGCACGTATGCTTTCAAATTAACAAACACTTACAAGGTGTACCATAATTTGATTTGgggaaaaatacaatataattaatttaacggATCATTTTACGAATATTGAATCTCTATTAGTTTtaagttaagttttttttaattcccaGTGAGAATAGCAACAACAGCACATGGTGACGACATGAAACAGGAAAAATCCGATTCAAAAAGTAATGTATCTATGTTAATGGACATTTGTTCTTTTTTGCTTTTCAAATCATTCAATCAAATGAATTCGTCGTACTAATTTAACCACATGTTTCAATCTTAAACCACTTCTTTAAAACCTCAGCAAAGATTAAGTTGTTTAAATAACAgtgtaaaataacaataataaaaccaaatataaTTCTTAGTCAGTGTCTAATGGCGACCCATCTTAAAAAAAGTGTGGATcctcaataatatattaataaaaccatctacaaaatgattattaattGTATATCTTCTCCAATGTTTATATAATGACAGTATATAACTGTTCGGCTTTAAATTACATGACGGACACTTTCACGGTAATCATAACGTTTCCTTTATTAAGATGGTGTCTGTAAGTGCAGATATAATTGCCAATCGCTCGCCTGAAATGACTTGAGCTTCAAGAAAATAACATCTACGATATTTTACGGAATCATTTTCATTAGTAATTTAACAGATATTTccttatattttgtattatgtgcgtGATCTCAGCATCCATTTGATGAATTTCATGAATCCTCAAATTTAAAGCGATATTCTTAAAGGGTATACATGCGCATATTCCTCTCTGAATATTTTTGTTTGAGATCTCTGACACTAAAAGAGAAAATTGTATATGCAGAATCGCTATATGATCGACATGAGCCTCGTGTACGTTATTCAGCTCCAATGTAATGGCAATGTTTGTTCCTAGATTATTAATGTTTCATAGATTTATTGATTCTAGTTATGTTCACACGTTTTAAACATTTCCGTCTTAGTATAAAGCGCATTATATGTAAGCATTCATTAGTTGCACTGACATTCTTCTGCAACAATTTTgcgtatatttaatttttttgttggtTGTATTTGTATCAAATATATAGTTGTATTGTTCGATTTTGGTGCTTCATGTTTACCGAAATTATTGTCACTATAAGATATTTCGACAAATTGCATCAGCATTTAATTTTAAACGATCGGTTGCTCATCCTCAAGCTATCAAAATTCTGATATACGCATTGTTTACATTATAGAAACTTATAAAAGCGCACTATGTCAGTTTGAATGATCGTACCTGGAAATTTAACAGCTGAGTTACTGTATATACATACGTCAACATAACTGTTACCTTTTTGTCCAAATAACGATATTGAACAAATGTGTTTTTTCAGCCGTAGCTATTGCCTCATCGATTTCCTCAGTGGTCGTAGTTGCAGGTGTTATCATCATTGGAGCCTTCTGTTACAAACGTTTCAGGTATGAGCTAACCTATGTAATTTTTACAAACTAATCGTCGTTTTAAAAATAAACCGGAACTTTTGAACTTTCACCGTTTGTAAATTCGTATTAACATGTTCACTTGTGAATAAGCAAAGCAGAAGCTCAATAATGTAGACACACATTAATTAAAGTGTTGAAAACACGTGTTGAACTCATTTTGAAATACCATTTGATTTTCAGAAAGCAAGCCCGTATTGCACGTAGCAAGAGCTTGGCTAGCCTTAACATGGTACGGCCAGAGGTTGTGGGATCAATGACGCAGTTCCAAATGCACCTAAGAGGAGCAGAACAGGCGAATGTCCGCTACAACAGAGAAAATTCGATCGGTTGCAATACTCCCTCGCCTTCTAATTAAAATGCACCGAAGGATTAAAACTAAATGTTTCAGTAAACCGATTAAACAAATACCATTCAGTATGAAAGTTTAACACGTTATATATAACGCGTTAAACTTTcatacttaattgtatttatttaatccGTTTAGCGTAGTTATGGTACTTTATTGTACTGTTGAGACGACACTCGGTGTTTGATAACCTTAAACATCAAAAGAAAAGTAAACATATTGCACGACAGAGGTCTACAAACAAAGTGTTTTTACCCCTCTTAACACACTATTACCTCGGTAATTTCGTATAATTTTGCAGTGCTATATACGATGTACACTGAATGATACTTGTATATATATAAGACTTTTGATTGCGTAGGAAAACTGTTGTTTCTAGTTGGCCAACCTTAATCATAACCTAATTAAGATGCATATACATGCAGATCGATGTGTCATTTAGGCATCTGGCGTACATTGAGCACACAGTACTACACATCGATTTAATCAGTTTTGAACTATGGTCCATATAGCGAGTGAGTAAGTTAGTGAGTATTATAGTGAGTGTTAAACACGTAATGGCCTTTAAATATATCACCATACTTCCTATGTGTATAGTTTAAATATACGCGATTGGCGTTTTCACGTGAATAGACATTAACAATCGGCAACGATTTTAGAAAGGATATATAATGGTTTGTGGCAACAATTAAACATTCATATATTCAGATTAAAAATCATatgattaaattattatattacataATTTGACAATCACGAATGAAGTCTTTGGCATCGATTTTGTTTAGAAATACATGGAGCGAGCGATGTAAAAACAATCATTAAAAGACATATTACTTGttcaatagaaacattttgaagaGAATGACTGATTTTTATTGAGCAATAACGTTTAATTGGTTTAC
This is a stretch of genomic DNA from Dreissena polymorpha isolate Duluth1 chromosome 7, UMN_Dpol_1.0, whole genome shotgun sequence. It encodes these proteins:
- the LOC127838117 gene encoding signal peptide, CUB and EGF-like domain-containing protein 1; translated protein: MELPSLPNLDMAGYEQNATVSPDLQTLKDAFSAVEEQYTFFLDNAKTILNGTVDGVQYTVDPDTIEAFIGAYCNPGFSGSNGFCVECPSGTHEVDAMCQSCDVGTYQSFTGQTTCEPCPTGYTTATYMATSSEECNVRIATTAHGDDMKQEKSDSKKSLYDRHEPRVRYSAPM